The proteins below come from a single Acaryochloris sp. CCMEE 5410 genomic window:
- a CDS encoding serine/threonine-protein kinase — translation MVCCLNPDCKKPINPDFHKFCQQCGTPIVHLLRDRFKVIKPLGRGGFGNTYLAEDLDRLNEPCVVKKLTYQATEAWEQKKAIEMFASEARQLKQLGHHPQIPKLTAYFQEGQNLYLVQQYVDGHNLIELLEQNGAFSEQQIRQVLLDVLPVLQSLHDQGVIHRDLKPDNIMQRRDGKHVLIDFGVAKLLKQTAVAHAGAGTIVGSPGYASPEQIQRGRATPVGDLYGLGSSCFHLLSHVSPYHLSLEFNYLWSEDWQQYIAQSLSPDLQKILDKLLQIEPAQRYQSANEVLQDLRVAPELPSPKISLPTRSTLPGKIPQLSGKVWAAIASLGLIGVFGIGYVAIQANNTVSVSPMSQSEALLRSGYEKYRAKDYEGAIADYDESIDLDDQNADAFNERGLAKYGLQNYQAALSDYDQALTLDDRHANAYGNRGLTKHALRDYQGAVEDYNQAIRLNPQYAYVYHNRGVSKYNLKDLQGALSDYDQALRIDPKREDTLRNRGRIHYDLGKFRAALADYDQAIRLDGKHANAYNGRAHAKGKLGDWKGELADFDKALELDDQLIDSYNGRGLAQYNRKNYREAIQDYNRALRIEPDYAVAYFNRGFVKEVQNDVEGAKADFQKAADLYQSQGNQRRQDALRELRRLQNSEAKQVGN, via the coding sequence ATGGTTTGTTGCCTAAATCCTGACTGCAAAAAGCCAATTAACCCTGATTTCCACAAGTTTTGTCAGCAATGTGGCACGCCTATTGTTCACTTGTTGCGGGATCGTTTTAAGGTGATCAAGCCCCTTGGTCGAGGTGGCTTTGGCAATACCTATCTCGCGGAAGATCTAGATCGACTGAATGAGCCTTGTGTGGTCAAAAAGCTCACCTACCAAGCAACGGAGGCTTGGGAACAGAAAAAAGCGATTGAGATGTTTGCCAGCGAAGCCCGACAGCTTAAGCAGTTAGGGCATCATCCGCAAATCCCCAAGCTGACGGCCTATTTCCAGGAAGGGCAGAATTTATATCTCGTTCAGCAGTATGTGGATGGCCACAATCTGATCGAACTGCTTGAGCAGAACGGAGCCTTTAGTGAACAACAAATTCGCCAGGTTCTACTGGATGTATTGCCCGTTTTGCAAAGTCTGCACGATCAAGGGGTGATTCATCGCGACTTAAAGCCCGACAACATTATGCAACGGCGAGATGGTAAGCATGTGCTGATTGATTTTGGTGTGGCAAAACTGCTGAAGCAAACGGCAGTGGCTCATGCTGGGGCTGGCACCATCGTTGGTTCACCAGGCTATGCCTCACCCGAGCAGATTCAGCGGGGACGCGCGACGCCCGTGGGCGATTTGTACGGTTTGGGATCGAGCTGTTTCCACTTGCTTAGCCATGTCTCTCCCTATCACCTGTCCTTAGAGTTCAATTACCTCTGGAGTGAAGACTGGCAGCAATATATTGCTCAATCCCTCAGTCCTGACCTCCAGAAAATCCTTGATAAGCTGCTGCAAATCGAACCGGCGCAACGTTATCAGTCTGCCAATGAAGTGTTGCAAGATCTGAGGGTTGCACCGGAGTTGCCATCGCCAAAAATATCCTTGCCCACTCGCTCTACTTTGCCTGGGAAAATTCCCCAACTGTCTGGGAAAGTGTGGGCTGCGATCGCATCCCTCGGTTTAATAGGTGTATTCGGGATTGGATACGTCGCGATACAGGCCAACAATACCGTATCCGTATCGCCCATGAGCCAATCAGAAGCTCTACTTCGGAGTGGGTATGAGAAGTATCGAGCGAAGGATTATGAAGGTGCGATCGCAGACTACGACGAGTCTATCGACCTAGATGACCAGAATGCCGATGCCTTTAACGAGCGCGGGCTAGCTAAATACGGTCTCCAGAACTATCAGGCCGCCCTGTCCGACTACGACCAGGCTTTGACCCTAGACGACCGACATGCCAATGCTTACGGTAATCGAGGGCTGACGAAACATGCCCTGCGAGACTATCAAGGGGCTGTCGAAGACTACAATCAGGCGATTCGCCTCAATCCTCAATATGCCTATGTCTATCACAATCGGGGAGTCTCCAAGTACAACCTCAAAGATTTGCAGGGGGCGCTTTCAGACTACGATCAAGCCCTACGTATTGATCCAAAGCGTGAAGATACCTTACGGAATCGAGGTCGTATTCACTATGACTTAGGAAAGTTCCGCGCTGCTTTAGCAGACTATGATCAGGCGATTCGCCTGGATGGAAAGCATGCTAATGCCTATAATGGCCGCGCCCATGCTAAAGGCAAACTGGGGGATTGGAAAGGTGAGTTAGCAGACTTTGATAAAGCGCTGGAGCTAGATGATCAGCTGATAGATTCATACAATGGTCGAGGCTTAGCTCAATATAATCGTAAAAATTATCGAGAAGCCATCCAAGATTACAATAGGGCGCTTCGCATAGAACCGGACTATGCGGTTGCCTATTTCAATCGTGGATTTGTCAAAGAAGTTCAGAACGATGTTGAAGGAGCAAAAGCGGACTTCCAAAAAGCTGCGGATCTCTATCAAAGCCAGGGCAATCAGCGTCGGCAAGATGCTTTGCGAGAGTTGAGACGGCTCCAAAACTCTGAAGCTAAACAAGTTGGGAATTAA
- a CDS encoding transposase, which translates to MTQRPRRTFTTEQKAEAVKIVQQSGKSVNQVARELDLTPSALRKWIKQAQIDQHPIPGGPLTSAERQELNQLRRDLKRVQMERDFLKKAATFFAQESSTPMS; encoded by the coding sequence ATGACACAAAGACCCCGTCGAACCTTTACTACTGAACAGAAGGCTGAGGCCGTCAAAATTGTTCAACAGTCTGGTAAATCTGTTAATCAAGTGGCGAGAGAACTGGACTTAACCCCGAGTGCCTTACGCAAATGGATCAAACAAGCCCAAATTGACCAACACCCTATCCCCGGTGGCCCCTTGACATCTGCTGAGCGTCAAGAACTCAACCAATTGCGTCGAGACCTCAAACGCGTTCAGATGGAACGAGATTTCCTAAAAAAAGCAGCAACCTTCTTTGCTCAGGAAAGCTCAACCCCTATGAGTTAA
- a CDS encoding IS3 family transposase — MGKAKALPRHQENEILSEQIQQIHDESRQTYGSPRIHASLVEKGFPVSRQRVVRLMAKLGICAQAKRPFKVTTHSEHDGPIAPNILDRTFTSEKPDQAWVADITYISTHEGWLYLAVIIDLFSRRVVGWSMAEHMRTQLVLNALKAALYQIRLIKSRNISSVKLATNGSE, encoded by the coding sequence CTGGGTAAAGCGAAAGCCCTCCCTAGACACCAGGAGAATGAAATCTTGTCAGAGCAGATTCAACAGATTCATGATGAGAGTCGTCAAACTTACGGCTCACCCCGAATTCATGCATCGTTGGTTGAAAAAGGATTTCCAGTCAGTCGCCAACGGGTGGTCCGACTCATGGCAAAGCTAGGGATTTGTGCTCAAGCGAAGCGTCCATTCAAAGTCACTACTCATTCTGAGCATGATGGGCCGATTGCCCCGAATATCCTAGACAGGACGTTTACGAGCGAGAAACCTGACCAAGCTTGGGTTGCAGATATCACCTATATCTCGACCCATGAAGGATGGTTATATTTGGCCGTCATTATTGACTTGTTCTCTCGACGAGTCGTAGGTTGGTCCATGGCTGAGCATATGCGGACACAATTAGTTCTCAATGCCCTAAAGGCTGCCTTATACCAAATCCGACTCATTAAATCCCGAAATATCTCATCTGTCAAACTGGCCACCAATGGTAGTGAGTGA
- a CDS encoding IS630 family transposase: protein MPRKLYLEPHFSPDELKSHYRASQDPVESRRWHLLWLVSEQTTLTQAAQVVGLNYDYAREIVREYNHNGAHGLRNRRKDKRPHQSRSLLTQDQCAQLLTRLQTPPADGGLWNGPKVAQVIAQMTGVEKVWPQRGWDYLKRLEQSLQCPRPHHRKGEPEAQAAFKKLPEYKAELERRYPNAQVEVWSFDEHRLGLKPIIRKIWAPVGQRPIAEVDHRYEWTYLYGFVHPATGNTEWFILPRVNGEWFNQALQSFAQQVGAGKHKQILLVLDGAGWHTCKNRVVPPGIHLKVLPPYSPELQPAERLWRLADEPLANRCFETLEDLEDVLEQRCRTLMTMQSDIQALTHYHWWPV from the coding sequence ATGCCAAGAAAACTATATCTCGAACCCCATTTTTCGCCTGACGAGCTGAAGTCTCATTACCGAGCCAGCCAAGACCCAGTAGAATCGCGCCGCTGGCATCTACTATGGCTCGTCAGTGAGCAAACAACCCTGACTCAAGCAGCCCAAGTGGTCGGTCTCAACTACGATTACGCTCGAGAAATCGTCAGGGAGTATAACCACAATGGCGCCCATGGGTTACGCAACCGACGCAAAGATAAGCGACCTCATCAATCTCGCAGTCTTCTGACTCAAGACCAATGTGCACAATTGTTGACTCGTCTACAAACCCCACCCGCCGACGGTGGTCTATGGAACGGACCTAAAGTAGCCCAGGTCATCGCTCAGATGACCGGAGTCGAGAAGGTGTGGCCCCAACGCGGTTGGGACTATCTCAAGCGATTGGAGCAGTCCTTGCAATGCCCACGTCCTCATCATCGTAAAGGTGAACCAGAGGCCCAAGCCGCTTTTAAAAAACTGCCTGAGTACAAAGCAGAATTGGAGCGACGCTACCCTAATGCTCAGGTCGAAGTTTGGTCTTTTGATGAACATCGTTTAGGCCTTAAACCCATTATTCGAAAGATTTGGGCACCTGTGGGTCAGCGTCCAATTGCTGAGGTGGACCATCGCTATGAATGGACCTATCTGTATGGATTCGTTCATCCCGCAACTGGCAATACCGAATGGTTCATTCTGCCTCGGGTCAATGGAGAATGGTTTAATCAAGCCCTACAAAGCTTTGCTCAGCAAGTTGGAGCGGGAAAGCACAAACAGATTCTTCTCGTTCTCGATGGAGCCGGATGGCATACCTGTAAGAATCGGGTGGTGCCACCTGGCATTCATCTGAAGGTTTTACCCCCCTATTCTCCAGAGCTACAGCCCGCTGAACGGTTGTGGCGGCTAGCGGATGAACCACTGGCTAATCGGTGTTTTGAGACCCTGGAAGACCTCGAAGATGTTCTCGAGCAGCGCTGTCGAACTTTAATGACAATGCAATCAGACATTCAAGCTCTCACTCACTACCATTGGTGGCCAGTTTGA
- a CDS encoding ISAs1 family transposase (programmed frameshift), with the protein MSHLIDTLKQVPDFRSAHGRIHPLWLLLLLMVMGMLAGYQGYRPLETFVSDYRQPLSELLGLESLEVPSHCTFRRVMKGLDFQALSHQFEAWMLSKAQTHSPDNYAASIDGKRIRQGLTDAKGKQRFVGLVSLFAVEAGITLKLEALTQEDNSEIKVVQALLETLQLDGLLITMDALHAQKTLEKIVASGNDYLVAVKSNQGRLYDHLQTYFECLKPMAEHIHSAQSRGRDEHRCIQVYEPVGIALQEWEAIRSVLCVQRWGTRKGKEYHNTAYYISSAATSPQHWQSLVREHWGIENRLHWPKDVVFGEDDYRLEDEQALLNWSVLRTIGINILRLNDYQSLKTAMTKLANRVDIIFSLLT; encoded by the exons ATGAGCCATCTAATCGATACTTTGAAGCAAGTCCCGGATTTCCGCAGTGCCCATGGCCGTATTCATCCGTTATGGCTGCTGTTGCTATTGATGGTGATGGGCATGCTTGCTGGATATCAAGGGTACCGTCCGTTAGAAACCTTTGTGAGCGATTATCGCCAGCCTTTAAGTGAGCTATTGGGGCTTGAGAGCCTCGAAGTTCCGTCTCACTGTACCTTTCGTCGAGTGATGAAGGGGCTTGACTTCCAAGCGTTGAGCCACCAATTTGAAGCATGGATGCTCTCGAAAGCCCAGACTCACTCTCCCGATAATTATGCAGCCTCCATTGATGGCAAACGGATTCGTCAGGGGCTGACAGATGCCAAGGGGAAGCAGCGTTTTGTAGGGTTGGTGAGTTTATTTGCGGTGGAAGCAGGCATCACCCTCAAGCTCGAAGCCCTCACTCAGGAGGATAATAGCGAAATCAAAGTCGTCCAGGCACTGTTGGAAACCCTTCAACTCGATGGCTTGCTGATTACCATGGATGCCTTACACGCCCAA AAAACACTTGAGAAGATTGTGGCCTCGGGTAACGACTATCTTGTGGCGGTCAAATCCAATCAGGGAAGACTTTACGACCACCTCCAGACTTACTTTGAGTGTCTTAAACCCATGGCTGAGCACATCCACTCCGCCCAAAGTAGAGGACGAGATGAACATCGGTGTATACAGGTTTATGAGCCTGTCGGCATAGCCTTACAGGAATGGGAGGCAATTCGCTCTGTGCTTTGTGTCCAACGATGGGGCACTCGCAAAGGAAAGGAGTATCACAATACGGCCTATTACATCAGTTCAGCTGCCACCTCACCCCAGCATTGGCAATCTCTGGTCCGAGAACATTGGGGCATTGAAAATCGGTTGCATTGGCCGAAGGATGTTGTTTTTGGCGAAGATGATTATCGACTCGAAGATGAACAAGCACTGCTCAATTGGTCAGTGCTTAGAACTATTGGGATTAATATCCTGCGGCTAAACGACTATCAATCCCTCAAAACCGCGATGACTAAGCTGGCTAATCGGGTCGATATTATTTTTTCGCTGCTAACTTAA
- a CDS encoding transposase family protein produces the protein MHRLSLKLIYRKLLCCPTLRNQYQKAHTVKNNIISERGGKVLFLSDTYEGKKHDKKIADEEGYRFPEGSKLWQDTGFQGFAPGGVSIKQPKKKPQKAELTDPQKEENRQISKVRVEVEHQIGGIKRCQIVVQRFRNWVDHYVDDVMETACGLHNFRLTHRRGKITGQFGTA, from the coding sequence ATGCATCGATTATCTCTCAAATTAATATATAGAAAGCTTCTCTGCTGCCCCACTCTACGGAACCAGTACCAAAAAGCCCACACGGTCAAAAACAATATCATCAGCGAACGAGGAGGCAAGGTATTGTTTTTGAGTGATACCTATGAAGGCAAAAAGCATGATAAGAAGATTGCTGATGAAGAAGGGTATCGGTTCCCAGAAGGGAGTAAGCTTTGGCAAGATACTGGGTTCCAAGGATTTGCCCCAGGTGGGGTGAGCATCAAGCAACCGAAGAAGAAACCTCAAAAAGCAGAATTGACAGATCCACAGAAAGAGGAAAATCGACAAATTTCAAAGGTCCGAGTTGAGGTGGAGCATCAAATCGGGGGGATTAAGCGTTGTCAGATAGTGGTTCAGAGATTTAGAAATTGGGTTGACCATTATGTTGATGACGTGATGGAAACGGCTTGTGGGCTTCATAATTTCCGGTTGACTCACCGGCGCGGGAAAATTACCGGGCAATTTGGAACTGCCTAA
- the recF gene encoding DNA replication/repair protein RecF (All proteins in this family for which functions are known are DNA-binding proteins that assist the filamentation of RecA onto DNA for the initiation of recombination or recombinational repair.), with translation MYLQQLHLIQFRNYVAQQVEFSAPKTILVGPNAQGKSNLLEAVELLSTLKSHRVSRDRDLVKEGESLSQVTATLQRESGPLDLSLTLRANGRRTVSVNSETIRRQLDFLGHLNIVQFSSLDMDLVRGGPGERRNWLDAVLVQLEPVYAHLLQQYQQVLKQRNAYLKHHRADNAPQVDPQQLILWNQQLAASGSRVIQRRQRMLMRLVPLAGHWHQTISGHQEQLEILYTPNVSYDPQFPEQLYPQFLSQLEEKSMLEQLQGLSLVGPHRDEVTLLINGTPARQYGSQGQQRTLVLALKLAELKLIEEVVGEAPLLLLDDVLAELDLNRQNQLLDAIQTRFQTLITTTHLGAFDAKWLDSAQVLTVKAGQVQFSP, from the coding sequence GTGTATCTCCAGCAGCTTCACCTGATCCAATTTCGCAACTATGTCGCCCAGCAGGTGGAGTTCTCTGCTCCCAAAACGATTTTGGTGGGACCAAATGCCCAGGGCAAATCCAATTTACTAGAAGCAGTGGAGCTGCTCTCAACCTTAAAATCTCATCGGGTCAGCCGCGATCGCGACTTGGTTAAAGAAGGTGAATCCCTCAGTCAGGTTACAGCAACCCTCCAACGGGAGAGTGGTCCTCTCGACTTGAGTTTGACTCTGCGGGCCAATGGTCGTCGCACGGTTTCTGTGAATAGTGAAACGATTCGTCGCCAGCTCGATTTTCTGGGGCACCTCAATATTGTCCAGTTTTCCAGTCTTGATATGGATCTGGTGCGGGGAGGTCCAGGAGAGCGACGGAATTGGCTTGATGCAGTGCTGGTGCAGTTGGAACCTGTCTATGCCCATTTGCTGCAGCAATATCAGCAGGTCCTTAAGCAGCGCAATGCTTATCTGAAGCATCATCGTGCTGACAATGCTCCTCAGGTTGACCCCCAGCAACTTATTCTTTGGAACCAGCAGCTGGCAGCGAGTGGTTCACGGGTGATTCAGCGACGTCAGCGGATGTTGATGCGGTTAGTCCCCCTGGCGGGCCACTGGCACCAAACCATTAGCGGTCACCAAGAACAGCTTGAAATTCTCTACACCCCTAATGTCAGCTACGACCCCCAATTTCCTGAGCAGCTCTACCCTCAATTCCTCAGCCAACTGGAGGAAAAGTCGATGCTGGAGCAATTGCAAGGTTTATCCCTGGTTGGTCCTCATCGGGATGAAGTTACGTTGCTTATTAATGGCACTCCAGCTCGTCAGTATGGGTCGCAAGGCCAGCAACGCACGTTAGTTTTGGCTCTGAAGCTGGCGGAGCTGAAGTTGATTGAGGAAGTGGTAGGAGAAGCCCCCTTACTGCTCCTAGATGATGTGCTAGCGGAGCTGGATCTGAATCGGCAAAACCAGCTTTTAGATGCGATTCAGACCCGCTTTCAAACCCTGATTACGACCACTCACTTAGGTGCTTTTGATGCTAAATGGCTAGATTCTGCACAGGTCTTGACGGTGAAAGCAGGGCAGGTCCAGTTTTCACCCTAA